A window from Culex pipiens pallens isolate TS chromosome 3, TS_CPP_V2, whole genome shotgun sequence encodes these proteins:
- the LOC120417627 gene encoding cuticle protein CP14.6-like: MYSKLIILAAMVAISVAAPQRRLPAGSPESQAVILAQDSNLEPNGAYSYRYETSNGIAAQQSSYDGANAAGEYSYTGQDGVLYRVVYNADVNGFQPQGAHLPVEPPVPDHVLKGLEDIRRSPPRDPEFNLAALDATIARLRATLG; encoded by the exons ATGTATAGCAAATTG ATAATTCTGGCTGCCATGGTGGCGATCAGTGTGGCCGCCCCGCAGCGGCGACTTCCGGCGGGATCTCCCGAGTCACAGGCGGTGATTCTGGCGCAGGATTCGAACCTGGAACCGAACGGAGCGTACAGCTATCGGTACGAGACTAGCAACGGAATAGCTGCCCAGCAGTCGAGCTATGATGGGGCTAACGCCGCTGGAGAGTATTCGTACACCGGTCAGGATGGAGTTCTGTATCGGGTGGTTTACAACGCGGACGTCAACGGATTCCAGCCACAGGGAGCTCACCTTCCGGTGGAACCCCCAGTACCGGATCATGTCCTGAAGGGACTCGAGGACATCCGACGCAGTCCCCCGCGGGATCCCGAGTTCAATCTGGCAGCCCTGGACGCCACCATCGCCCGGCTGCGGGCCACCCTAGGTTGA